DNA from Flavobacterium aestivum:
TGATCAATGCCATGCGTACTTGCAAAAAATTAATAGTAGGACGCATTCATGGAAAAGCCGTAGGTGGAGGTGTTGGTATTATTGCAGCTTGTGATTATGCTTTGGCCACTACTGAAAGCTCCATCAAATTATCTGAATTAGCAATTGGCATAGGACCATTTGTGATCGAACCTGCTGTAAGTAGAAAAATTGGAAAAATAGCAATGTCCGAAATGACTTTGGCCGCTCACGAATGGAAAGCAGCCTCTTGGGCCAACCAAAAAGGATTATATGCCAAAGTACTGGAATCTCATGAAGAACTAGATCTGGAGATAAACTCTTTCTCCAAAAGATTGGCTAATTACAATCCAGACGCTCTTGCCGAAATGAAAAAAGTAATCTGGGAAGGCACAACTCATTGGGATAAATTACTAAAGGAAAGAGCTGCCATTTCCGGAAAACTTGTACTTTCTGATTTTACCAAAAACGCTTTAATCAAATAACAATGAAACCTTATTTTTTGTTACTTCAAAATGCAAATATTGAAGAAAAAATTAAAAATGCGCCCGATGATGGCTATCAAATTGGAGTACTAATTGGTTCATACCTCCCTTTTATTTTGCTAGTTGT
Protein-coding regions in this window:
- a CDS encoding enoyl-CoA hydratase/isomerase family protein, producing the protein MLTPDKNGTLLTTIENKIATVQFGHPASNSFPRVLLDRLTNELTFLSDNPEISIIVLKSEGSGAFCAGASFDELLAVTTLEEGTRFFSGFANLINAMRTCKKLIVGRIHGKAVGGGVGIIAACDYALATTESSIKLSELAIGIGPFVIEPAVSRKIGKIAMSEMTLAAHEWKAASWANQKGLYAKVLESHEELDLEINSFSKRLANYNPDALAEMKKVIWEGTTHWDKLLKERAAISGKLVLSDFTKNALIK